TTATAGACTTCACGTACGTGTGCTGCGAGTCTGAAGCGCTCGGGAGGAACGTCAAACGGGAAATATCCGACTTTTCCGACTTGCTTCGCGGCGCCGAAAACACAGCTACCCCTCGCGGTTCTATCAGCTTAGAATTCTTTCAAAAGCGACGCGCCCGGTGGCCGTTCCAGCCCGAATGCGTGCCGTGGGAGGTGTGGACGGTGTACTGCGAGCTGGCCGAGGCCCGCTCCGAGCACGACATGCGCGCGCAGCACGAGGGCGTCGTCGAAATGCTCCAAGACAAAATAGTCTTCATCACAGAGATCATCAATCGACACGAATACGTGCCTAAGATGCCGAGTCGTTCCGACGCGGATCTAATCTTCGATACAACGTACCCCGACATCCAACCTTACCTGTTCAAGATCCATTATAATTTGTCTGGCGCGCCGCCGCTCACGGTGGGCAACACTGTCCGCAAGCTGATCCGAGATACGCTTTCGTTGTGATGTCtgcctctatactatctataaCATGTTTGCACAAAACATCCTCTGCGTTTAATGTGCATTCGAAATGACCCCCAATTTAAAGGCCCGGGTAATAAAAAAGCGGGATTTAAACTGCCTTGACACGCTTACACTAGCGTAGTAAACTGTCTGGGTCAAAGTGTATCAAAAGGGGCCCCTAAAATAGAACCAGTGATGCCCAAATACCCTATTTTTCGGCTATGTCTAAATCGTGTGATATAAATATTCGCTATTCCgctttatataaatattaaattgtaCATCAAAATTTTAATCGGAcattgtaaattgtaaataatgATGGACAATTATAAATGTAATTATGTAATTCATGTTTTATTCTATGTAATAAGGCaagtgtaatgttttttttaaatcttgacATACATAATAATCCTTGATATACGCAGCAATATTAACAAATTATAGATTGTACTTATGTAAATGTTTTTGGTCGCACAGTTATTATTTTTCGTAATTAGAGTTTGTTTGAACCGTGGAGCCGTGTCgtacttgttttatttattaccaaCACGGCTCTACGTATGTAAAt
The genomic region above belongs to Cydia splendana chromosome 13, ilCydSple1.2, whole genome shotgun sequence and contains:
- the LOC134796230 gene encoding autophagy-related protein 101, yielding MNARSIAFELSMEGRQVDEVVASIFHTVLFHRSSGKFTYNNEESYSIRTVSYVDVDCDFIDFTYVCCESEALGRNVKREISDFSDLLRGAENTATPRGSISLEFFQKRRARWPFQPECVPWEVWTVYCELAEARSEHDMRAQHEGVVEMLQDKIVFITEIINRHEYVPKMPSRSDADLIFDTTYPDIQPYLFKIHYNLSGAPPLTVGNTVRKLIRDTLSL